A window of Streptomyces sp. SAI-127 contains these coding sequences:
- a CDS encoding Pro-rich N-terminal domain-containing protein, with the protein MQHAVGSPLPPPHQPGHGPAAGWSPAAHHPGPHHPGTHQGSAPVPPPPPAPGFSPAPVPPTPQHSPVPPAPQHSPAPVPDTTGHVPLPPGAPVGAPSTSPAAVPDPAGTTLAVLLIGPAGAGKTSVAKYWADHRRVPTAHISLDDVREWVRSGFADPQSGWNDHSEAQYRLARRTCGFAARNFLANGISCILDDAVFPDRPVVGLGGWKRHVGPGLLPVVLLPGLEIVLERNAERSGNRRLTDEEVARIHGRMAGWYGSGLPIIDNSQMDVAQTARVLDDVLARSIASPPSW; encoded by the coding sequence CCGGCCGCACACCACCCGGGACCGCATCACCCGGGTACGCACCAGGGTTCCGCCCCGGTGCCCCCACCGCCCCCGGCACCCGGCTTCAGCCCGGCCCCGGTTCCGCCGACGCCGCAGCACTCTCCGGTCCCGCCCGCACCGCAGCACTCACCCGCGCCGGTTCCGGACACCACCGGCCATGTGCCGCTGCCTCCCGGCGCCCCCGTGGGCGCCCCCAGCACCTCGCCCGCCGCCGTGCCCGATCCCGCGGGCACCACCCTCGCCGTGCTGCTCATCGGCCCGGCGGGCGCCGGCAAGACGAGCGTCGCCAAGTACTGGGCCGACCATCGCAGGGTCCCCACCGCCCACATCAGCCTCGACGACGTGCGCGAGTGGGTCCGCTCGGGCTTCGCCGACCCCCAGTCCGGCTGGAACGACCACTCCGAGGCCCAGTACCGCCTAGCCCGCCGCACCTGCGGCTTCGCCGCCCGCAACTTCCTGGCCAACGGCATCTCCTGCATCCTCGACGACGCCGTCTTCCCCGACCGTCCGGTGGTCGGCCTCGGCGGCTGGAAGCGGCACGTCGGTCCGGGGCTGCTGCCGGTGGTCCTGCTGCCCGGCCTGGAGATCGTCCTGGAGCGCAACGCCGAACGGTCGGGCAACCGCCGCCTGACCGACGAAGAGGTCGCCCGGATCCACGGCCGGATGGCCGGGTGGTACGGCTCGGGCCTGCCGATCATCGACAACAGTCAGATGGACGTGGCCCAGACGGCGAGGGTCCTGGACGACGTGCTGGCGCGGTCGATCGCGAGCCCACCGAGCTGGTGA
- a CDS encoding aminopeptidase P family protein, giving the protein MSEVYVTRRTKLRARCQASGSATALISRPANVRYLAGTAPRGAVLLLGAGEDVLLCPGPLDDRMDGRPDEALRIHTLPGAAGDPAVAAADLAAGQHAGSLAVEEHHLTVGRHRAIRSVVPRLRLADLAGAVEQLRVIKDEEEISCLRIGAEIADQALGELLESILVGRTERHLALELERRLVDHGADGPAFATSVGTGPNAGRPGHRPTDRRVEEGDFLSVCLGANYRGYRCEIGRTFVIGTSPADWQIELYDLVFAAQRAGRESLAPGAAYRDVDRAARQVLESGGHHEGIPTLTGHGVGLEIDEDPQLGPAAMGKLDACVPVTVEPGVHLLGRGGVRIDDTLVVRPEADGGPELLTITTKELLAL; this is encoded by the coding sequence ATGTCAGAGGTGTACGTCACCCGCAGAACGAAGCTCAGGGCCCGCTGCCAAGCCAGCGGCAGCGCCACCGCGCTGATCTCCCGCCCCGCCAACGTCCGCTACCTCGCGGGCACCGCCCCCCGCGGCGCCGTCCTCCTGCTCGGCGCCGGTGAGGACGTCCTGCTCTGCCCCGGTCCGCTGGACGACCGCATGGACGGCCGTCCCGACGAGGCCCTGCGGATCCACACCCTCCCCGGCGCCGCCGGCGACCCGGCCGTCGCCGCGGCCGACCTCGCGGCGGGGCAGCACGCCGGCTCCCTCGCCGTCGAGGAACACCACCTCACCGTCGGCCGCCACCGAGCCATCCGCTCGGTCGTCCCGCGATTGCGCCTCGCAGACCTCGCGGGCGCGGTCGAACAGCTCCGCGTCATCAAGGACGAGGAGGAGATCTCCTGCCTGCGTATCGGCGCCGAGATCGCCGACCAGGCACTGGGAGAACTCCTGGAGTCCATCCTCGTCGGCCGCACCGAGCGGCACCTCGCCCTCGAACTGGAGCGCCGTCTGGTCGATCACGGCGCCGACGGCCCGGCCTTCGCCACGTCCGTGGGTACCGGCCCGAACGCCGGCCGCCCCGGCCACCGTCCCACCGACCGCCGTGTCGAGGAGGGCGATTTCCTCTCCGTCTGCCTGGGCGCGAACTACCGCGGATACCGCTGCGAGATCGGCCGTACCTTCGTCATCGGTACGTCCCCCGCCGACTGGCAGATCGAGCTGTACGACCTCGTCTTCGCCGCTCAGCGGGCCGGACGCGAGTCGCTGGCACCCGGTGCGGCCTACCGCGACGTGGACCGTGCGGCCCGTCAGGTACTGGAGTCCGGGGGCCACCACGAAGGCATCCCGACCCTCACCGGACACGGTGTGGGACTGGAAATCGACGAGGACCCGCAGCTGGGCCCCGCGGCCATGGGTAAACTGGACGCTTGCGTGCCGGTCACCGTCGAACCGGGAGTCCACCTCCTGGGACGGGGCGGCGTCCGGATCGATGACACGCTCGTCGTACGCCCCGAGGCGGACGGCGGACCCGAGCTACTCACCATCACGACCAAGGAGCTGCTCGCGCTGTAG
- the efp gene encoding elongation factor P, whose protein sequence is MASTNDLKNGLVLKLEGGQLWSVVEFQHVKPGKGPAFVRTKLKNVLSGKVVDKTFNAGVKVETATVDKRDMQFSYMDGEYFVFMDMETYDQLMIDRKAVGDAANFLIEGFTATVAQHEGEVLFVELPAAVELVVQETEPGLQGDRSTGGTKPATLETGHQIQVPLFITTGEKIKVDTRTSDYLGRVNS, encoded by the coding sequence GTGGCTTCCACGAACGACCTCAAGAACGGCCTGGTGCTCAAGCTCGAAGGCGGCCAGCTCTGGTCCGTCGTCGAGTTCCAGCACGTCAAGCCCGGCAAGGGCCCCGCATTCGTGCGCACCAAGCTCAAGAACGTGCTGTCCGGCAAGGTCGTCGACAAGACGTTCAACGCCGGCGTCAAGGTCGAGACGGCCACTGTCGACAAGCGCGACATGCAGTTCTCGTACATGGACGGCGAGTACTTCGTCTTCATGGACATGGAGACCTACGACCAGCTGATGATCGACCGCAAGGCCGTCGGCGACGCCGCCAACTTCCTGATCGAGGGCTTCACCGCCACCGTCGCGCAGCACGAGGGCGAGGTGCTCTTCGTCGAGCTGCCGGCCGCCGTCGAGCTCGTCGTCCAGGAGACCGAGCCGGGCCTGCAGGGCGACCGTTCCACCGGCGGCACCAAGCCCGCCACCCTGGAGACCGGTCACCAGATCCAGGTCCCGCTCTTCATCACCACCGGTGAGAAGATCAAGGTCGACACCCGCACGAGCGACTACCTCGGCCGGGTGAACAGCTAA
- the nusB gene encoding transcription antitermination factor NusB yields the protein MAARNTARKRAFQILFEGDQRGVDVLTVLADWIRLSREDTRQPPVSEYTMQLVEGYAEHAKRIDELIAQYSVGWTLDRMPVVDRNILRLGAHELIWADETPDAVVLDEMVQLAKEFSTDESPSFVNGLLGRLKDLKPSLRRDEA from the coding sequence GTGGCTGCCCGCAACACGGCCCGCAAGCGCGCCTTCCAGATCCTCTTCGAGGGCGACCAGCGCGGAGTCGACGTCCTGACGGTCCTCGCGGACTGGATCCGGCTTTCCCGGGAAGACACCCGGCAGCCGCCGGTGAGCGAGTACACGATGCAGCTGGTCGAGGGCTACGCGGAGCACGCGAAGCGCATCGACGAGCTGATCGCGCAGTACTCGGTCGGCTGGACGCTGGACCGGATGCCGGTCGTCGACCGCAACATCCTGCGTCTGGGCGCCCATGAGCTGATCTGGGCCGACGAGACTCCGGACGCGGTGGTGCTCGACGAGATGGTGCAGCTGGCGAAGGAGTTCTCCACGGACGAGTCGCCCTCGTTCGTGAACGGCCTGCTGGGCCGGCTCAAGGACCTGAAGCCCTCGCTGCGCCGGGACGAGGCGTAG
- the bldD gene encoding transcriptional regulator BldD, translated as MSSEYAKQLGAKLRAIRTQQGLSLHGVEEKSQGRWKAVVVGSYERGDRAVTVQRLAELADFYGVPVQELLPGTTPGGAAEPPPKLVLDLERLAHVPAEKAGPLQRYAATIQSQRGDYNGKVLSIRQDDLRTLAVIYDQSPSVLTEQLISWGVLDADARRAVSHEDS; from the coding sequence ATGTCCAGCGAATACGCCAAACAGCTCGGGGCCAAGCTTCGGGCCATCCGCACCCAGCAGGGCCTTTCCCTCCACGGTGTCGAGGAGAAGTCCCAGGGACGCTGGAAGGCGGTCGTGGTCGGTTCGTACGAGCGCGGCGACCGCGCGGTGACGGTCCAGCGTCTTGCCGAGTTGGCGGATTTCTACGGCGTTCCGGTGCAGGAGCTGCTGCCCGGCACCACTCCGGGCGGGGCCGCCGAGCCGCCGCCGAAGCTGGTCCTGGACCTGGAGCGGCTGGCCCACGTCCCGGCCGAGAAGGCCGGCCCCCTCCAGCGGTATGCGGCGACCATCCAGTCCCAGCGCGGTGACTACAACGGCAAGGTGCTCTCGATCCGCCAGGACGACCTGCGCACACTCGCCGTCATCTACGACCAGTCCCCCTCGGTCCTCACCGAGCAGCTGATCAGCTGGGGCGTGCTGGACGCGGACGCGCGTCGCGCGGTGTCCCACGAGGACAGCTGA
- the pyrR gene encoding bifunctional pyr operon transcriptional regulator/uracil phosphoribosyltransferase PyrR produces MDKQDTSDHQASDARPVLEGPDIARVLTRIAHEIVERAKGADDVVLLGIPTRGVFLAQRLAVKLEEITDRRIPVGSLDITMYRDDLRMHPPRALARTEIPGDGIDGRLVVLVDDVLFSGRTIRAALDALNDIGRPRAVQLAVLVDRGHRELPIRADYVGKNLPTSLRETVKVQLAEEDGRDTVLLGVKQT; encoded by the coding sequence ATGGACAAGCAGGACACTTCCGACCACCAGGCGTCCGATGCCCGGCCCGTTCTCGAAGGCCCCGACATCGCGCGCGTGCTGACCCGTATCGCCCACGAGATCGTCGAACGCGCCAAGGGCGCCGACGACGTGGTGCTCCTCGGTATCCCCACCCGAGGCGTCTTCCTCGCCCAGCGGCTCGCCGTCAAGCTCGAGGAGATCACCGACCGCAGGATTCCGGTCGGTTCGCTCGACATCACCATGTACCGCGACGATCTGCGCATGCACCCGCCGCGTGCGCTGGCCCGCACCGAGATTCCCGGTGACGGCATCGACGGCCGCCTGGTCGTCCTCGTCGACGACGTGCTCTTCTCCGGCCGCACCATCCGCGCCGCCCTGGACGCCCTGAACGACATCGGGCGCCCACGCGCGGTGCAGCTCGCGGTCCTCGTCGACAGAGGCCACCGCGAACTGCCCATCCGCGCCGACTACGTCGGCAAGAACCTCCCCACGTCGCTGCGGGAGACGGTCAAGGTCCAGCTCGCCGAGGAGGACGGTCGCGACACCGTGCTGCTCGGTGTGAAGCAGACCTAG